A genomic window from Streptomyces sp. MST-110588 includes:
- a CDS encoding PQQ-binding-like beta-propeller repeat protein codes for MSLTERITRIVNQPGRGLLAADALGNVHLLDTGLKVLTSSGATSRAQVPAGDPVFAITVAGRWIITRDKLGTISRWDATTLRLVDRLDAAATCDRAPLMDGEEPSPTMVRGIGVWNGKVYLSNGYFQLVVLDLDTFAVEHIQQWNPPFSRLEWFCTDAPGVQAVSDRNGRVYIGSLDDLDFPVVSQVDSSNIHRLLYDSRHHRFWATLDGGTGADRAIRNGVATVGLDGQVLERSLFARNDVEALALSPDFSKAYVGGFDGELLIFDNTAPELRIAKRVTGFSHQIFDIAVDDNGAVHVLSQDGEIATFDPDGAFLNRLDYARQSAWDIRPVPGGRGRFAVATDDGAAFVDVVEPCPGHPALRLSAHDTDGAGFTRRILPTEDGWFGIAWPREVLRTEGERRAWTVQMPDIVHTLALSPDGTRLLVACNAGGIELDAETGQETGRITDLPASAWVSGYLADGRRLLGSRNGLLRAYDAAGEVTWEIDLGGYPKRLDVFGDRIRVTGAGGVKEYLVDEQKADRQFVELFDNTVECATLIDGTLCAVSYGMQLGAFDYETGELVGFAEDLPDYSKSIASFHDSTGAPVVVVGGRSGFLRLYRLDRSTPQQVLHPLRELWLPRTPACGDFQVKVEADGAGVR; via the coding sequence GTATCGTCAACCAACCGGGTCGCGGTCTGCTCGCCGCCGACGCGCTCGGCAACGTACATCTGCTGGACACCGGCCTGAAGGTGCTGACCTCGTCCGGGGCCACGTCCCGCGCGCAGGTACCGGCCGGCGACCCCGTCTTCGCCATCACCGTGGCCGGACGGTGGATCATCACCAGAGACAAGCTCGGCACCATTTCCCGCTGGGACGCGACCACGCTGCGGCTGGTCGACAGGCTGGATGCCGCCGCCACCTGTGACCGGGCTCCTTTGATGGACGGCGAGGAGCCGTCGCCCACCATGGTCCGCGGGATCGGCGTGTGGAACGGAAAGGTTTACCTCAGCAACGGCTACTTCCAGCTCGTCGTGCTGGATCTGGACACCTTCGCGGTGGAGCACATCCAGCAGTGGAACCCCCCGTTCTCCCGGCTCGAATGGTTCTGCACCGACGCCCCGGGCGTCCAGGCCGTCTCCGACCGCAACGGCCGGGTCTACATCGGCTCGCTCGACGACCTGGACTTTCCCGTCGTGAGCCAGGTCGACAGCTCCAACATCCACCGCCTGCTCTACGACAGCCGCCACCACCGGTTCTGGGCCACTCTGGACGGCGGTACGGGAGCGGACCGGGCCATCCGTAACGGCGTGGCCACGGTCGGGCTGGACGGACAGGTCCTGGAACGGTCGCTGTTCGCACGCAACGATGTCGAGGCACTGGCATTGTCCCCCGACTTTTCCAAGGCCTATGTCGGCGGGTTCGACGGTGAGCTGCTCATTTTCGACAACACCGCACCGGAGCTGCGTATCGCCAAGCGCGTCACCGGTTTCAGCCATCAGATCTTCGACATCGCCGTCGACGACAACGGCGCCGTCCACGTTCTCAGCCAGGACGGGGAGATCGCCACGTTCGACCCCGACGGCGCCTTTCTCAACCGGCTCGATTACGCGCGGCAGAGCGCTTGGGACATCCGCCCGGTACCGGGTGGGCGCGGACGGTTCGCCGTGGCGACGGACGACGGAGCCGCTTTCGTCGACGTGGTGGAACCGTGCCCGGGCCACCCCGCCCTGCGTCTTTCCGCACACGATACGGACGGGGCGGGCTTCACCCGCCGCATCCTGCCGACCGAGGACGGCTGGTTCGGCATCGCCTGGCCTCGTGAGGTACTGCGGACCGAGGGTGAGCGCCGCGCCTGGACCGTACAGATGCCCGACATCGTCCACACGCTGGCCCTTTCTCCCGACGGCACCCGGCTGCTCGTCGCATGCAACGCCGGCGGCATCGAGCTGGACGCCGAAACCGGACAGGAGACCGGCCGGATCACCGACCTGCCGGCTTCCGCCTGGGTGAGCGGCTATCTCGCGGACGGGCGGAGGTTGCTGGGCAGCCGCAACGGCCTGCTGCGCGCCTATGACGCCGCCGGGGAAGTGACCTGGGAGATCGATCTCGGCGGTTATCCCAAGCGACTCGACGTATTCGGCGACCGGATCCGTGTAACCGGTGCCGGGGGTGTAAAGGAATATCTCGTCGACGAGCAGAAGGCGGACCGTCAGTTCGTCGAGCTCTTCGACAATACCGTGGAGTGTGCCACCCTGATCGACGGCACATTGTGCGCCGTCTCCTACGGTATGCAGCTTGGCGCCTTCGACTACGAGACGGGTGAGCTCGTGGGATTCGCCGAGGATCTGCCCGACTACTCCAAGAGCATCGCTTCCTTCCACGACTCCACCGGTGCGCCTGTCGTCGTCGTCGGCGGCCGTAGCGGCTTTCTGCGCCTGTACCGTCTGGACCGCTCGACACCTCAACAGGTCTTGCATCCCCTGCGCGAGCTGTGGCTGCCGCGGACCCCCGCCTGCGGGGACTTCCAGGTGAAGGTGGAAGCCGACGGCGCGGGCGTCCGATGA
- a CDS encoding MFS transporter, whose translation MTGDEAGGGALDAAGACTAEAVEPSPLRDRRFRIFATGNALNNVGEAVYATVLPLMVYDLTGSLAAMSLLAAAIPLSLVAGPWLGSAADRWGPRVLVVPGLLVQATGAVIMNLGVTAGHAPTWLLFGCAFLIALGGSAYLTGWVTGVPGMFPDCKVRARGTLNSIFFATTVAGPLLITATLPWIGYTGLLWLNAMTFAAPIAVWAMGIHPPRKQPVPAARPRAGRGVREGWRAITSDPRMLTITVVHVVLALLCGTGLQTLLVYDLRHSWHVSGATSSAVILAANACMLLGNLLVAQRATFRPHLSLTLGTGLRALTLFLLVAPLWPVFVGAMALGALGQGAVLSTMVMMRVKYVSAEVLGRSSGLLSLLAGGAALLSPVLTPALSHALGVRGALLVLGLLSLSTLFYLRHTWRAWEGADRAVPTGACPATANATAGGGA comes from the coding sequence ATGACCGGTGACGAAGCAGGCGGCGGCGCCTTGGACGCAGCCGGCGCCTGCACCGCCGAGGCCGTGGAACCCTCACCCCTACGTGACCGCAGGTTCCGCATCTTCGCCACCGGGAACGCGCTGAACAACGTGGGTGAGGCCGTTTACGCCACCGTGCTGCCCCTCATGGTCTACGACCTGACCGGATCTCTCGCGGCGATGTCCTTGCTGGCCGCGGCCATCCCGCTGAGCCTGGTCGCCGGACCGTGGCTCGGCTCCGCGGCGGACCGCTGGGGACCGCGGGTCCTCGTGGTACCCGGACTGCTGGTCCAAGCGACGGGCGCCGTCATCATGAACCTCGGTGTGACGGCCGGTCATGCTCCGACATGGTTGCTGTTCGGGTGCGCCTTCCTGATCGCCCTGGGCGGCTCGGCGTACCTGACCGGCTGGGTCACCGGCGTACCGGGCATGTTCCCCGACTGCAAGGTCCGCGCTCGCGGAACGTTGAACAGCATCTTCTTCGCCACCACCGTGGCCGGCCCGCTCCTGATCACGGCAACCCTGCCGTGGATCGGCTACACCGGCCTGCTGTGGCTGAACGCCATGACCTTCGCGGCACCCATCGCCGTATGGGCGATGGGAATCCACCCCCCGCGCAAACAGCCGGTGCCTGCGGCGCGGCCCCGGGCCGGACGCGGCGTACGGGAGGGGTGGCGGGCCATCACCTCGGACCCGCGCATGCTGACCATCACGGTCGTCCATGTCGTACTGGCACTGCTGTGCGGCACCGGCCTGCAGACGCTGCTCGTCTACGACCTGCGGCACTCCTGGCACGTGTCCGGCGCCACGTCCTCGGCAGTGATCCTGGCAGCCAACGCCTGCATGCTGCTGGGCAACCTGCTGGTGGCCCAGCGTGCCACCTTCCGCCCGCACCTGTCACTGACACTCGGCACCGGCCTGCGGGCCCTGACGCTGTTCCTCCTCGTCGCACCGCTGTGGCCCGTCTTCGTAGGGGCCATGGCTCTCGGGGCCCTGGGGCAGGGAGCCGTTCTGAGCACCATGGTGATGATGCGCGTCAAGTACGTCTCTGCAGAGGTACTGGGACGCTCCTCCGGGCTGCTCTCCCTGCTCGCAGGAGGCGCGGCTCTGCTCTCCCCCGTCCTGACCCCTGCCCTCAGTCACGCACTCGGCGTCCGCGGGGCACTCCTCGTACTGGGCCTGCTGTCGCTGAGCACACTGTTCTACCTGCGCCACACCTGGCGGGCCTGGGAAGGCGCCGACCGGGCCGTGCCGACCGGCGCCTGTCCCGCCACCGCGAACGCCACCGCCGGAGGAGGGGCATGA
- the ribA gene encoding GTP cyclohydrolase II gives MTGTAPSSHSAATAPGPDTQPRTPPAAPAPPAPPVPPVPPTAPAKEQGRVDAYIRTAVPVSLRCGERTHQATLTTFHNLMDAREHLAVLLGRPRTSVPLVRLHSECLTGDVFGSERCDCGAQLDESLAQIATVGGVLLYLRQEGRGIGLYNKLDAYRLQDRGLDTYAANRALGLEADARDYTAAAQMLLALGHREIDLLTNNPDKRHQLERNGISVRCMVPTMVHLTAQNSAYLKAKATITAHTLSLEGLHK, from the coding sequence ATGACCGGCACAGCACCGAGCAGCCACTCCGCGGCGACGGCCCCCGGCCCGGACACGCAACCGCGTACGCCTCCGGCAGCGCCGGCTCCGCCTGCCCCGCCTGTCCCGCCTGTCCCGCCGACCGCGCCGGCGAAGGAGCAGGGCAGGGTCGACGCATACATCCGCACGGCCGTACCGGTGTCGCTGCGCTGTGGTGAGCGCACCCACCAAGCCACCCTGACCACCTTTCACAACCTCATGGACGCACGTGAGCACCTCGCCGTGCTACTCGGCCGGCCCCGTACGTCCGTCCCCTTGGTGCGGCTGCATTCGGAATGTCTCACCGGTGACGTGTTCGGCTCCGAGCGCTGCGACTGCGGAGCGCAACTGGACGAGTCGCTGGCCCAGATCGCCACGGTCGGCGGGGTGCTGCTGTATCTGCGGCAGGAAGGCCGGGGCATCGGCCTGTACAACAAGCTCGACGCCTACCGTCTACAGGACCGCGGGCTGGACACGTACGCCGCCAACCGGGCGCTGGGCCTGGAGGCCGACGCCCGGGACTACACCGCGGCGGCTCAGATGCTTCTCGCGCTGGGACACCGCGAGATCGATCTGCTCACCAACAACCCCGACAAGAGACACCAACTGGAACGCAACGGCATCAGTGTCCGCTGCATGGTGCCCACCATGGTCCATCTGACGGCACAGAACTCGGCTTACCTCAAGGCGAAGGCGACCATCACCGCACACACGCTTTCGCTGGAAGGACTGCATAAATGA
- a CDS encoding WD40 repeat domain-containing protein — MIQHSSPISGVAVWQDRYVVTAGYDNQVLLWDQRTKRPLARAYHDHLANQCAFSPDGTLLVTASSDFSARLWSVPDLRLRAVLADHDDDVQMAVFHPERELIATASFDYRVRVFDFSGALIQTFSGHTDQVNSVEWTSGGDELVSCSSDGTVRRWSLTTAGLVSELDLQGGQSDTVAIARDGTIFAGDDDGRIIVTDGDSPLVIQAHKAGVKRLALDEERGLLASLSYDRTMRLWDIRGDRPVEAECTELPTDVWARSCAFAGGTTIVLGTFGSTYRTYDYGAHRWETAEIPTTDGINAVLSVNGGTFTVGDAGVVRRNGTPLARIGSLCNFLTRTSGMVLTGGQLGVLYDAATGRRLHEHHSPLNCGVRFAHAGVEHVLIGSYTGEGLLFRVPEAGRIEHVRDVPLHTNAIKGVAVSGDLLLSLCADGSATWLDISALRTCGSVDRSHEQVANGCVGLGDGDFASVGRDRIMRLWTSDRKAEAIPTPHTHSIKAIAADSGGRLIATGGYNGMVAVYDRDGRQWSTQERPTTSGISALDYDAEAGVFLASSYDGRVYDISPLPVPRLTVAA, encoded by the coding sequence ATGATCCAGCACAGCAGCCCGATCAGCGGCGTCGCGGTCTGGCAGGACCGCTACGTCGTCACGGCTGGGTATGACAATCAGGTCCTGCTGTGGGACCAGCGGACGAAGCGTCCACTGGCCCGTGCCTACCACGACCACCTGGCCAACCAGTGCGCGTTCTCCCCCGACGGCACTTTGCTGGTGACTGCATCGAGCGACTTCTCCGCGCGCTTGTGGTCGGTACCCGATCTGCGCCTGCGGGCAGTGCTCGCGGACCACGACGACGATGTGCAGATGGCCGTCTTCCACCCGGAGAGGGAACTCATCGCCACGGCGTCCTTCGACTACCGGGTCCGCGTCTTCGATTTCTCCGGAGCGCTGATCCAGACCTTCTCGGGCCACACCGACCAGGTCAACTCGGTGGAATGGACGAGCGGAGGCGACGAACTGGTCTCATGCAGCAGCGACGGTACGGTCAGACGCTGGTCGCTGACGACGGCGGGCCTTGTCAGCGAGCTCGATCTGCAAGGAGGCCAGAGTGACACCGTGGCCATCGCCCGCGACGGCACCATCTTCGCAGGCGACGACGACGGCCGGATCATCGTCACGGACGGGGATTCACCTCTGGTGATTCAGGCGCACAAAGCCGGTGTCAAGCGGCTGGCCCTCGACGAGGAGCGCGGGCTGCTGGCCTCGCTCAGCTACGACCGCACCATGCGTTTGTGGGACATCCGCGGCGACCGGCCGGTCGAGGCCGAATGCACCGAGCTGCCCACGGACGTCTGGGCACGCTCGTGCGCCTTCGCGGGCGGCACCACGATCGTCCTCGGCACCTTCGGCAGCACGTACCGCACCTACGATTACGGCGCTCACCGGTGGGAGACGGCCGAGATCCCGACGACCGACGGCATCAACGCGGTCCTGTCGGTGAACGGCGGGACCTTCACGGTGGGGGACGCCGGTGTCGTCCGACGCAACGGCACGCCGCTGGCGCGCATCGGGAGCCTGTGCAACTTCCTCACCCGGACCTCCGGCATGGTACTGACCGGGGGTCAGCTCGGCGTCCTGTACGACGCCGCCACCGGACGCCGGCTCCATGAGCACCACTCGCCGCTCAATTGCGGAGTGCGCTTCGCGCATGCCGGAGTTGAACATGTCCTGATCGGCTCGTACACCGGAGAGGGACTGCTCTTCCGGGTGCCGGAAGCCGGCCGGATCGAGCATGTGCGTGATGTGCCACTGCACACCAACGCCATCAAGGGTGTCGCCGTTTCCGGTGATCTGCTGCTGTCGTTGTGCGCCGACGGCAGCGCCACCTGGCTGGACATCAGCGCACTGCGCACGTGCGGATCCGTCGACCGGTCGCACGAACAGGTCGCCAACGGCTGTGTGGGGCTGGGAGACGGGGATTTCGCCAGCGTGGGACGGGACCGCATCATGCGGCTGTGGACTTCCGACCGGAAAGCCGAGGCCATCCCCACCCCGCACACGCATTCGATCAAGGCCATCGCCGCCGACTCCGGCGGACGGCTGATCGCGACGGGCGGCTACAACGGCATGGTCGCCGTCTACGACCGGGACGGCCGGCAGTGGAGCACTCAGGAGCGCCCCACCACTTCGGGGATCTCCGCACTGGACTACGACGCCGAAGCCGGTGTCTTCCTGGCCTCGTCCTACGACGGCCGGGTCTACGACATCAGCCCGCTTCCCGTCCCGCGCCTGACGGTTGCCGCATGA
- a CDS encoding flavin reductase family protein, which translates to MTATTTTTTATPTATPTTTTIAPDLAGDLWKSLTSTVGLISTRHEHGVNIMAAEWTSYVNREPLYVSVALRDTCETQRLIREAQEFSVTLCADTQAALATFVGSFSLREVAKSAAHGLVLGEPAATTTPWVTGGVVALECVLRQAVPLPQYTLFLGEALAAHRGTGRTPLVKHGGLHELGAPLQNTRVTAAAQLLPGDPPQLRIAATGACRPGSPWQLSLRSGAGDVLSLGEQWPGTYGDLLVDLPLPDQAARWRLPDCRILVEYEGSEPGTAFVSCPATAPVG; encoded by the coding sequence ATGACCGCCACTACGACGACCACCACGGCCACCCCCACGGCCACCCCCACGACCACCACCATCGCCCCGGATCTCGCCGGCGATCTGTGGAAGTCACTGACCAGCACGGTGGGGCTGATCAGTACACGGCATGAACACGGCGTCAACATCATGGCCGCGGAGTGGACGTCCTATGTCAACCGTGAGCCCCTCTACGTCTCCGTTGCCCTGCGGGACACCTGCGAGACGCAGCGGCTGATCCGGGAGGCGCAGGAATTCTCGGTCACTCTGTGCGCCGACACCCAGGCGGCACTGGCCACCTTCGTCGGTAGTTTCTCGCTGCGCGAGGTGGCGAAGAGCGCGGCGCACGGCCTCGTCCTGGGGGAGCCCGCAGCGACGACAACTCCCTGGGTGACGGGTGGCGTGGTGGCACTGGAATGCGTACTGCGGCAGGCGGTCCCGCTTCCTCAGTACACGCTCTTCCTGGGCGAAGCGCTCGCGGCCCACCGGGGCACCGGCCGGACGCCTCTGGTGAAACACGGTGGCCTGCACGAACTGGGGGCGCCGTTGCAGAACACCCGTGTGACGGCCGCCGCACAGTTGCTGCCCGGAGACCCGCCACAGCTACGGATCGCGGCAACCGGCGCCTGCCGCCCCGGCAGTCCGTGGCAGCTCAGCCTCCGGTCCGGGGCGGGCGACGTTCTCTCCCTGGGAGAGCAGTGGCCCGGCACGTACGGAGACCTGCTGGTCGACCTGCCCCTACCCGACCAGGCCGCCCGGTGGCGGCTGCCGGACTGCCGCATCCTCGTCGAGTACGAGGGCTCGGAGCCGGGCACGGCGTTCGTCTCCTGCCCGGCCACCGCACCGGTCGGGTAA